A part of Oncorhynchus kisutch isolate 150728-3 unplaced genomic scaffold, Okis_V2 scaffold4045, whole genome shotgun sequence genomic DNA contains:
- the LOC116373426 gene encoding 60S ribosomal protein L30-like isoform X1: MVATKKTKKSLESINSRLQLVMKSGKYVLGYKQTQRMIRQGKAKLVILANNTPALRKSEIEYYAMLAKTGVHHYSGNNIELGTACGKYFRVCTLAIIDPGDSDIIRSMPDQPQGEK; encoded by the exons AAAAAGTCCCTGGAGTCCATCAACTCTCGTCTTCAGCTGGTGATGAAGAGTGGTAAATACGTACTGGGCTACAAACAGACTCAGAGGATGATCCGCCAGGGCAAAGCCAAGCTGGTCATCCTGGCCAACAACACACCTGCTCTCAG GAAATCAGAGATCGAGTACTATGCGATGCTGGCTAAGACTGGGGTCCACCACTACAGTGGGAACAACATAGAGCTTGGCACAGCCTGTGGAAAGTACTTCAGAGTCTGTACCCTGGCCATCATTGACCCTG GTGACTCAGACATCATCAGGAGTATGCCTGATCAGCCACAGGGGGAGAAGTAG
- the LOC109885705 gene encoding ethylmalonyl-CoA decarboxylase-like isoform X2 yields MVLSAARQHLLGGIRLGACGQHLLRGSRPGAWGQHLLRGSRPGAWGQHLLRGIGSVYTAAKGFQEIREKLQAFPGGSIDLVKQESGIAVLTVNNPARMNAFSGSMMVELEERVSQLEEWTEGKGLIIQGAAGTFCSGSDLNAVRAISNPQDGMKMCTFMQNALTRLLRLPLLSVALVEGNALGGGAELTTASDFRLISPGSVIQFVHKHMGLVPGWGGAARLVRIVGGQNALKMLGGALKIDPEMGLQIGLADGVLEGSLAGSGTNALLEAEQ; encoded by the exons ATGGTTCTGTCTGCAGCCAGGCAGCACCTCCTCGGGGGCATTCGGCTTGGTGCCTGTGGGCAGCACCTCCTCAGGGGCAGTCGGCCTGGTGCCTGGGGGCAGCACCTCCTCAGGGGCAGTCGGCCTGGTGCCTGGGGGCAGCACCTCCTCAGGGGGATTGGATCAGTTTACACCGCTGCCAAGGGGTTCCAGGAGATCAGAGAGAAACTCCAAGCTTTCCCTGGGGGATCTATAGACCTTGTCAAACAGGAGTCGGGCATCGCGGTACTGACCGTCAACAACCCTGCTCGCATGAACGCTTTCTCTG GTTCTATGATGGtggagctggaggagagggtgtcCCAGCTAGAGGAGTGGACGGAGGGCAAAGGTCTCATCATCCAGGGGGCTGCTGGAACATTCTGCTCTGGGTCAGATCTCAACGCAGTCAGGGCTATATCCAACCCTCAG GATGGGATGAAGATGTGTACGTTCATGCAGAATGCCTTGACCAGACTACTGAG GTTacctctgttgtctgtagctctGGTGGAAGGGAACGCACTGGGGGGAGGAGCTGAACTCACTACTGCCAGTGACTTTAG GTTGATTTCGCCGGGCAGTGTGATCCAGTTTGTCCATAAACACATGGGTCTGGTCCCTGGTTGGGGCGGTGCAGCTAGATTGGTACGCATCGTAGGCGGCCAGAACGCCCTGAAGATGCTGGGTGGCGCTTTGAAAATAGACCCAGAGATGGGGCTTCAGATTGGGCTTGCGGACGGGGTCCTGGAAGGTTCCCTGGCTGGGTCTGGAACCAATGCCCTCCTGGAGGCAGAGCAGTAG
- the LOC116373426 gene encoding 60S ribosomal protein L30-like isoform X2, with translation MKSGKYVLGYKQTQRMIRQGKAKLVILANNTPALRKSEIEYYAMLAKTGVHHYSGNNIELGTACGKYFRVCTLAIIDPGDSDIIRSMPDQPQGEK, from the exons ATGAAGAGTGGTAAATACGTACTGGGCTACAAACAGACTCAGAGGATGATCCGCCAGGGCAAAGCCAAGCTGGTCATCCTGGCCAACAACACACCTGCTCTCAG GAAATCAGAGATCGAGTACTATGCGATGCTGGCTAAGACTGGGGTCCACCACTACAGTGGGAACAACATAGAGCTTGGCACAGCCTGTGGAAAGTACTTCAGAGTCTGTACCCTGGCCATCATTGACCCTG GTGACTCAGACATCATCAGGAGTATGCCTGATCAGCCACAGGGGGAGAAGTAG
- the LOC109885705 gene encoding uncharacterized protein LOC109885705 isoform X1 — MLSRYIQPSGQSSMLSEIYPTLRSVLNAVRDISNPQVSPQCCQRYIQPSGQSSMLSEIYPTLRSVLNAVRDISNPQVSPQCCQRYIQSSGQSMLSEIYPTLRSALNIVRHFSKPQVSPQCCQDISNPQVSPQCCQRYIQSSGQSMLSEIYPTLRSALNIVRHFSKPQVSPQCCQDISNPQDGMKMCTFMQNALTRLLRLPLLSVALVEGNALGGGAELTTASDFRLISPGSVIQFVHKHMGLVPGWGGAARLVRIVGGQNALKMLGGALKIDPEMGLQIGLADGVLEGSLAGSGTNALLEAEQ, encoded by the exons ATGTTGTCAAGATATATCCAACCCTCAGGTCAGTCCTCAATGTTGTCAGAGATATATCCAACCCTCAGGTCAGTCCTCAATGCTGTCAGAGATATATCCAACCCTCAGGTCAGTCCTCAATGTTGTCAGAGATATATCCAACCCTCAGGTCAGTCCTCAATGTTGTCAGAGATATATCCAACCCTCAGGTCAGTCCTCAATGCTGTCAGAGATATATCCAACCCTCAGGTCAGTCCTCAATGTTGTCAGAGATATATCCAATCCTCAGGTCAGTCAATGTTGTCAGAGATATATCCAACCCTCAGGTCAGCCCTCAATATTGTCAGACATTTTTCAAAGCCTCAGGTCAGTCCTCAATGTTGTCAAGATATATCCAACCCTCAGGTCAGTCCTCAATGTTGTCAGAGATATATCCAATCCTCAGGTCAGTCAATGTTGTCAGAGATATATCCAACCCTCAGGTCAGCCCTCAATATTGTCAGACATTTTTCAAAGCCTCAGGTCAGTCCTCAATGTTGTCAAGATATATCCAACCCTCAG GATGGGATGAAGATGTGTACGTTCATGCAGAATGCCTTGACCAGACTACTGAG GTTacctctgttgtctgtagctctGGTGGAAGGGAACGCACTGGGGGGAGGAGCTGAACTCACTACTGCCAGTGACTTTAG GTTGATTTCGCCGGGCAGTGTGATCCAGTTTGTCCATAAACACATGGGTCTGGTCCCTGGTTGGGGCGGTGCAGCTAGATTGGTACGCATCGTAGGCGGCCAGAACGCCCTGAAGATGCTGGGTGGCGCTTTGAAAATAGACCCAGAGATGGGGCTTCAGATTGGGCTTGCGGACGGGGTCCTGGAAGGTTCCCTGGCTGGGTCTGGAACCAATGCCCTCCTGGAGGCAGAGCAGTAG